Proteins encoded by one window of Blautia faecicola:
- a CDS encoding MSCRAMM family protein produces MRRWIKSKHTVSGLAFGIFLSALALAGGMKIYGAGTGMQEQAEVYQEEELEEKETNEEAAEQQEEEGIQFYLKQQTSSDIDTYSFDNSATLPVSNVRYDKFLSKTGGSGTTSTPNMGMGIKYIEGDDKNVDGGGKWRYVYCVEFKKDCPIGGLGMEFIGWNNRKIAYAMYYGALYYGYPCRFGPYSTGDWQMDYFITQVAIHILNGEYTLAAARNGMNQSNATTAEKNLAYDRIEKIVNGANNSNNYGGFTGDGWLNMDQAKFSLTGYSDSWQLLNGNYLSGGTFHGVFTSYYGYDFREQLTGYEISVPQGAYVEKSGKETYSDFRVGIPEKQYKRWQLTGKKIPVTVTASIPRYWGAGIYRCKAASNFQDVCLLTWDGSGGTTKMEQTANLNIPQVTADLTIYKKDQNDGSSLKGAKFSLWGYEDNAYSKKIGEFEDMQDGSYQLENIAYTDTEDGWFLIREEEPPEHYSAKYQLKNSKDEEEYQKYGGRQVRMNENGFYSPWIEEPEVFCDEKAASGMHVAVKKYDGKTKEVLPDAEFQVFPWIQENGTYSTVPEQTLIFNSESRQYETVQMLKADGKNQGKFLIRETKVPAHYSGRWQQEITVTEAGTTDLVLEAYNYPERKFTIWKKIRADEVVWDHGTPTFFFRISGKDLDGIQRWYQCMIHFTKQSVKEQEYLVGKAEVNGIPAGQYQVEELPLTARYILTDASSSDPNVTVKNTLLDTVNGIQKIRSEITADLTLEDGSVIFENRKVFFDEYSHDDVEVNHLKASEEKNGKKQ; encoded by the coding sequence TTGAGAAGGTGGATAAAAAGCAAACATACGGTTTCGGGGCTGGCATTTGGAATCTTTCTGTCCGCTCTGGCTCTGGCAGGTGGAATGAAAATTTACGGAGCCGGAACCGGGATGCAGGAACAGGCGGAAGTATATCAGGAAGAAGAACTGGAAGAAAAGGAAACAAACGAAGAAGCCGCAGAGCAGCAGGAGGAAGAAGGCATCCAGTTTTATCTGAAACAACAGACATCTTCGGATATAGATACCTATTCTTTTGACAACAGTGCGACACTTCCTGTATCCAATGTCCGTTATGACAAGTTTTTGTCAAAAACCGGAGGATCGGGAACTACATCAACACCGAACATGGGAATGGGAATCAAGTACATCGAAGGCGATGATAAAAATGTAGACGGCGGGGGAAAGTGGCGCTATGTCTATTGTGTGGAGTTTAAGAAGGACTGTCCGATCGGTGGTCTTGGAATGGAATTTATCGGATGGAATAACCGGAAAATAGCCTATGCGATGTACTACGGTGCGCTTTATTACGGGTATCCGTGTCGGTTTGGTCCGTATTCTACCGGGGACTGGCAGATGGATTATTTTATCACGCAGGTGGCAATCCATATCCTGAACGGAGAGTATACCCTTGCAGCGGCAAGAAACGGAATGAACCAGAGCAATGCGACGACAGCGGAAAAGAACCTCGCGTATGACAGGATTGAAAAGATCGTAAACGGGGCAAATAACAGCAATAATTACGGAGGATTTACCGGGGACGGCTGGCTGAATATGGATCAGGCAAAGTTTTCACTGACCGGTTACAGCGACAGCTGGCAGCTGCTCAATGGAAATTATCTGTCCGGTGGAACGTTTCACGGTGTATTTACCAGCTATTACGGATATGATTTCCGGGAACAGCTGACCGGATATGAGATATCGGTTCCGCAGGGTGCTTATGTCGAGAAAAGCGGAAAGGAGACGTACAGTGATTTCCGGGTGGGTATACCGGAAAAACAGTACAAACGCTGGCAGCTGACCGGGAAAAAGATACCGGTCACGGTAACCGCAAGTATTCCCCGGTACTGGGGAGCGGGAATCTACCGATGCAAGGCTGCATCCAATTTTCAGGACGTATGTCTGCTGACCTGGGATGGCTCCGGTGGAACCACCAAGATGGAACAAACGGCAAATCTGAATATCCCACAGGTTACGGCAGATCTGACGATTTATAAAAAAGACCAGAATGACGGAAGCAGTCTGAAAGGTGCAAAATTTTCACTATGGGGATATGAGGACAATGCGTACAGTAAAAAGATCGGAGAATTTGAAGATATGCAGGATGGCAGCTATCAGCTGGAAAATATTGCATATACCGATACGGAAGACGGATGGTTTCTGATCCGGGAAGAGGAGCCGCCCGAACATTATAGCGCGAAGTATCAGCTGAAAAACAGCAAAGATGAGGAAGAATATCAAAAATACGGAGGACGCCAGGTACGAATGAATGAGAATGGATTTTATTCTCCATGGATCGAGGAGCCGGAGGTTTTCTGCGATGAAAAAGCAGCTTCCGGGATGCATGTGGCGGTAAAGAAATACGACGGCAAAACAAAAGAAGTGCTTCCGGATGCGGAGTTTCAGGTGTTTCCCTGGATACAGGAAAACGGGACATACAGTACCGTCCCGGAGCAGACACTGATATTCAACAGCGAAAGCCGGCAGTATGAGACAGTGCAGATGCTGAAGGCAGATGGAAAGAATCAGGGAAAATTTCTGATTCGTGAAACAAAAGTACCGGCGCATTACAGCGGAAGATGGCAGCAGGAGATTACGGTAACAGAAGCAGGTACGACAGATCTTGTGCTGGAAGCATACAATTATCCGGAGCGGAAGTTCACGATCTGGAAAAAAATCAGGGCAGACGAGGTGGTATGGGATCACGGTACGCCGACTTTCTTTTTTCGGATCTCGGGAAAAGATCTGGATGGCATTCAGCGCTGGTATCAGTGTATGATTCATTTTACGAAACAATCCGTGAAGGAGCAGGAATATCTGGTTGGAAAAGCAGAAGTGAACGGCATTCCGGCAGGACAGTATCAGGTGGAAGAACTTCCGTTGACGGCACGGTATATTCTGACGGATGCATCGTCCTCAGATCCGAATGTGACCGTAAAAAATACATTGCTGGATACCGTAAACGGAATTCAGAAAATCCGATCGGAGATTACGGCGGATCTGACACTGGAAGACGGAAGTGTGATATTTGAGAACCGGAAGGTATTTTTTGATGAGTACTCTCACGATGATGTGGA
- a CDS encoding signal peptidase I: MRKMIRYAEYGLRILLTLTGIAGVLLFIFPRVAGCTPRIVVSGSMEPAVPVGSITYTCSNIPPEQIETGDVIAYKLKNGIAVLHRVVKKDAEKEIWVTQGDANETEDPAAVSYGQYLGKMVFHVPYAGYVANWLQKKKILFLAVAAAVLLLIVHPTGEERRQIT; this comes from the coding sequence ATGAGAAAAATGATCAGATATGCAGAGTATGGACTGCGGATCCTTCTGACATTGACAGGAATTGCAGGGGTTCTGCTGTTTATTTTTCCACGGGTGGCGGGCTGTACACCGAGAATTGTTGTGAGTGGATCGATGGAACCGGCAGTTCCGGTGGGAAGCATTACCTATACCTGCTCGAATATTCCGCCGGAACAGATAGAAACCGGAGATGTCATTGCATATAAACTGAAAAACGGGATTGCGGTACTTCACCGGGTGGTAAAAAAGGATGCAGAGAAAGAAATCTGGGTGACGCAGGGAGATGCCAATGAGACAGAAGATCCCGCAGCCGTATCGTACGGGCAGTATCTTGGAAAAATGGTATTTCATGTGCCGTATGCGGGGTATGTGGCGAACTGGCTGCAAAAAAAGAAGATTCTGTTTCTGGCAGTGGCAGCAGCTGTTTTACTGCTGATCGTGCACCCGACAGGAGAAGAAAGGAGACAGATCACTTGA
- a CDS encoding TasA family protein: MKRVMTVTGLLSALLMMMLLVGGRTIYGWFTDQSRQDNTLSVGMNEVEIEEEFPDPELKPGEKIKKEVTFTNTGRGPMYVRACCLFSSKEAEEGARLLMGSSRWELAEDGYYYYTDIVNPKERTEVLLYGLTWESEEEITDFDLTVYTESVQAAGHENSREAFAHLMEREEGQEK, from the coding sequence ATGAAAAGAGTCATGACTGTTACAGGACTCCTGTCTGCGCTGCTGATGATGATGCTGCTGGTCGGTGGACGAACCATATACGGCTGGTTTACCGACCAGAGCCGGCAGGATAATACGCTTTCTGTCGGTATGAATGAAGTGGAGATAGAAGAGGAATTTCCGGATCCGGAACTGAAACCGGGGGAAAAGATCAAAAAAGAAGTGACGTTTACCAATACCGGACGGGGTCCGATGTATGTGAGAGCCTGCTGTCTGTTCAGCAGTAAAGAGGCAGAAGAAGGAGCCAGACTTCTGATGGGAAGCAGCCGGTGGGAACTTGCAGAAGACGGGTATTACTATTATACCGATATCGTAAATCCCAAAGAACGTACAGAGGTGCTTCTGTATGGACTGACTTGGGAGAGCGAGGAAGAAATCACGGATTTTGATCTGACCGTCTATACCGAAAGCGTACAGGCAGCAGGACATGAAAACAGCAGAGAGGCATTTGCACATCTGATGGAACGGGAAGAAGGGCAGGAAAAATGA
- a CDS encoding TasA family protein: MKNNTWKKYMGITAITAVLLVGSVSAYFTDQDEKTNTFTVGKVTIDLEEPEWDKKPDENGNDIPDEAENMTPNQTIEKDPQVKNTGTNDAFVYMTVEVPCKKIVTVNNDGTRNPEVVRELYTYQTDSSWKLLGSVDVTDETGEKTAVKHLYAYAGAQGTCTVVKPQETTKNLFREVTFVNAMEGQGLENGMYKIGIKAFGIQTTDLNGGTNNAVEIWKIISNQRELAESFS, translated from the coding sequence ATGAAAAACAACACATGGAAAAAATATATGGGTATCACTGCAATCACAGCTGTCCTTCTGGTAGGCTCCGTATCTGCGTACTTTACCGATCAGGACGAAAAAACCAATACCTTTACGGTTGGAAAAGTCACGATTGATTTGGAAGAGCCGGAGTGGGACAAAAAACCGGATGAAAACGGGAACGACATCCCGGACGAAGCGGAAAACATGACACCGAATCAGACCATCGAGAAAGATCCGCAGGTAAAAAATACCGGAACGAACGATGCGTTTGTTTATATGACCGTGGAAGTTCCGTGCAAAAAGATCGTTACGGTAAACAATGACGGCACAAGAAATCCGGAAGTAGTGAGAGAACTGTATACCTATCAGACAGACAGCTCCTGGAAATTACTGGGATCTGTGGATGTCACAGATGAGACAGGAGAAAAAACAGCAGTCAAACATCTGTATGCCTATGCCGGAGCACAGGGAACCTGTACCGTGGTAAAACCACAGGAAACCACAAAAAATCTGTTCCGCGAAGTTACGTTTGTCAATGCAATGGAAGGTCAGGGACTCGAAAACGGCATGTATAAGATCGGAATCAAAGCATTTGGTATCCAGACAACAGATCTGAACGGAGGAACCAATAATGCGGTAGAAATCTGGAAGATCATTTCCAATCAGAGAGAACTGGCAGAAAGTTTTTCATGA
- a CDS encoding PFL family protein, producing the protein MINMFEVNETNKMIEQENLDVRTITLGISLLDCIDSDLEKVNQKVYEKITGLAKNLVQTGEDISKEYGIPIVNKRISVTPIALIGGAACKTPEDFVTLAKTLDKAAKEVGVNFIGGYSALVSKGMTKADELLIRSIPQALAETERVCSSVNLGSTKTGINMDAVKLMGEMVLATAEATKEDDSLGCAKLVVFCNAPDDNPFMAGAFHGVTEADAIINVGVSGPGVVNYALSKVRGENFEVLCETIKKTAFKITRVGQLVAQEASKRLNVPFGIVDLSLAPTPAIGDSVAQILEEIGLERVGAPGTTAALAMLNDQVKKGGVMASSYVGGLSGAFIPVSEDQGMIDAVNLGALSLEKLEAMTCVCSVGLDMIAIPGDTPATTISGMIADEMAIGMVNQKTTAVRVIPVIGKGVGETVEFGGLLGYAPVMPVNTFRCDDFINRGGRIPAPIHSFKN; encoded by the coding sequence ATGATTAATATGTTCGAAGTAAACGAAACCAATAAGATGATTGAGCAGGAAAACCTGGATGTGCGTACCATCACACTGGGTATCAGTCTGTTAGACTGTATCGACAGTGATCTGGAAAAAGTCAATCAGAAGGTTTATGAAAAGATCACAGGACTGGCAAAAAATCTGGTACAGACCGGTGAAGATATCTCCAAAGAATACGGAATCCCGATTGTAAATAAACGAATCTCCGTTACCCCGATCGCACTGATCGGCGGTGCAGCATGTAAAACACCGGAAGACTTTGTCACACTGGCAAAAACACTGGATAAAGCAGCAAAAGAAGTAGGCGTAAACTTTATCGGTGGTTATTCTGCACTGGTATCCAAAGGGATGACAAAAGCAGATGAACTGCTGATCCGTTCCATCCCGCAGGCTCTTGCAGAAACCGAGCGTGTCTGCAGCTCCGTAAACCTGGGATCCACAAAGACCGGTATCAACATGGATGCTGTAAAACTGATGGGTGAGATGGTTCTTGCCACCGCAGAGGCTACAAAAGAAGACGATTCTCTGGGCTGTGCAAAACTGGTTGTATTCTGTAATGCACCGGATGACAACCCGTTTATGGCAGGTGCTTTCCACGGTGTGACAGAAGCAGACGCAATTATCAATGTCGGCGTCAGCGGACCTGGTGTTGTAAATTACGCCCTGTCAAAAGTAAGAGGCGAGAACTTCGAAGTTCTGTGTGAAACCATCAAAAAGACCGCATTCAAGATCACCCGTGTCGGACAGCTGGTTGCACAGGAAGCATCCAAGAGACTGAACGTACCGTTTGGTATCGTAGACCTGTCTCTGGCACCGACTCCGGCAATCGGAGATTCTGTTGCTCAGATTCTGGAAGAGATCGGTCTGGAGCGTGTAGGCGCACCGGGAACCACAGCTGCACTTGCCATGTTAAATGACCAGGTGAAAAAAGGTGGTGTTATGGCATCCTCCTATGTCGGCGGCTTAAGCGGAGCATTTATTCCGGTCAGCGAAGATCAGGGAATGATTGATGCCGTCAATCTGGGAGCACTGTCTCTGGAAAAACTGGAAGCCATGACCTGTGTCTGCTCGGTAGGTCTGGACATGATCGCGATCCCTGGAGATACACCGGCAACTACGATTTCCGGTATGATCGCAGATGAGATGGCAATCGGTATGGTAAACCAGAAAACCACAGCAGTCCGCGTGATCCCGGTCATCGGAAAAGGTGTGGGAGAAACCGTAGAGTTCGGTGGATTACTCGGTTATGCACCGGTAATGCCTGTGAATACGTTCCGTTGCGATGATTTCATCAACCGCGGAGGAAGAATTCCGGCGCCGATCCACAGCTTTAAAAACTAA
- a CDS encoding ACT domain-containing protein gives MKKTIITVVGKDTVGIIAKVCTYLADNQVNILDITQTILDGYFNMMMITDASACEKTTGEIAEELNALGEEIGVNIRCQHEDIFNKMHRI, from the coding sequence ATGAAAAAAACAATTATCACAGTAGTAGGAAAAGATACTGTAGGAATCATTGCAAAAGTTTGTACTTATCTGGCAGACAATCAGGTGAATATTCTTGATATCACGCAGACGATCCTGGATGGCTACTTCAACATGATGATGATCACAGATGCAAGCGCATGTGAAAAAACAACCGGCGAGATCGCAGAAGAACTGAACGCACTGGGTGAAGAGATCGGTGTAAATATCCGTTGTCAGCATGAGGATATCTTTAACAAGATGCATCGTATCTAA
- a CDS encoding MBL fold metallo-hydrolase, whose product MRLCSIASGSSGNCIYVGSDTTHLLVDTGISGKKVEFGLNSLDLTTGDLDGILVTHEHSDHIKGLGVVARKCGVPIYATAGTIRAMEDSGSLGKMPEGIFHEVIPDQDCPIGDLTVHPFRISHDAAEPVAYRIGQGKREVGIATDMGVYDDYIVENLKGLDALLLEANHDVNMLQVGKYPYYLKRRILGDKGHLSNETAGQLLCQLLHDNMKQILLGHLSRENNYEALAYETVCAEVTMGDNPYKAKDFRIDVAHRDTASEVVEV is encoded by the coding sequence ATGAGACTATGTAGTATTGCAAGCGGAAGCAGCGGAAACTGTATATATGTGGGGAGCGATACAACTCATCTTCTGGTAGATACGGGAATCAGTGGAAAGAAAGTGGAGTTCGGGCTGAATTCCCTGGATCTTACCACGGGGGACCTGGATGGGATTCTGGTCACACATGAACATTCGGATCATATCAAGGGACTCGGTGTGGTGGCAAGAAAATGCGGGGTACCGATCTATGCGACAGCGGGAACGATCCGTGCCATGGAAGATTCCGGAAGCCTCGGGAAAATGCCGGAAGGTATTTTCCATGAAGTAATACCGGATCAGGACTGCCCGATCGGGGATCTCACCGTACACCCGTTTCGGATTTCTCACGATGCCGCTGAGCCGGTTGCCTACCGGATCGGGCAGGGTAAACGGGAAGTCGGGATCGCTACCGATATGGGTGTTTATGATGATTATATCGTGGAAAACCTGAAGGGACTGGATGCCCTGCTTCTGGAAGCAAACCACGATGTAAATATGCTGCAGGTAGGAAAATATCCCTACTACCTGAAGCGGAGAATCTTAGGGGATAAAGGTCATTTGTCCAATGAGACGGCAGGACAGTTGCTTTGTCAGCTGCTTCATGATAATATGAAACAGATCCTGCTGGGACATCTGAGCAGAGAAAACAACTACGAGGCGCTGGCTTATGAGACCGTCTGTGCAGAGGTGACGATGGGGGATAATCCTTATAAAGCAAAGGATTTCCGGATTGATGTCGCTCACAGAGATACAGCATCAGAAGTAGTAGAAGTGTAA
- the coaE gene encoding dephospho-CoA kinase (Dephospho-CoA kinase (CoaE) performs the final step in coenzyme A biosynthesis.): MKVIGVTGGVGAGKSEVLGYIAGNWNATVVEADEVGYLVMRPGKACYSAIVDLFGVGILKEDETLDREQIAKIVFEDKEMLAKMNAIVHPAVKEYIRKAIKREEENETDIFIVEAALLIEDKYDEICDELWYIYADEETRMERLKQNRGYSEEKCRSIFRNQLSEEEFSNHCDFEIDNSGDFKETKEQIQQKMQRMQIDETM; the protein is encoded by the coding sequence ATGAAGGTGATAGGAGTAACCGGCGGAGTAGGAGCCGGAAAAAGCGAAGTCCTTGGCTATATCGCAGGGAACTGGAATGCGACGGTTGTGGAAGCAGATGAAGTGGGTTATCTGGTCATGCGGCCGGGAAAAGCCTGCTACAGTGCCATTGTAGACCTGTTCGGAGTGGGGATTTTAAAGGAAGATGAGACACTGGACCGGGAACAGATCGCAAAGATTGTCTTTGAGGACAAAGAGATGCTTGCAAAGATGAACGCGATCGTTCATCCGGCAGTAAAAGAATATATCAGAAAAGCAATAAAACGGGAAGAAGAAAATGAGACAGACATCTTCATCGTGGAAGCGGCTTTGCTGATTGAAGATAAATATGATGAAATCTGTGACGAATTGTGGTATATTTATGCGGATGAAGAAACCCGCATGGAGCGATTGAAACAAAACAGAGGATATTCAGAAGAAAAATGCCGCAGTATCTTCAGAAACCAGCTCAGCGAGGAAGAATTCAGCAATCACTGCGATTTTGAGATTGACAACAGTGGTGATTTCAAAGAAACAAAAGAACAGATTCAACAAAAGATGCAAAGGATGCAGATTGATGAGACTATGTAG
- the polA gene encoding DNA polymerase I, producing the protein MSEKILLIDGHSILNRAYYGLPNLTNWEGLHTNAVYGFLNIMTKVLEEEKPEYLAVAFDLHAPTFRHKMYDAYKGTRKPMPEELREQVPLIKEVLTAMGVAIVTKEGYEADDLLGTIAGLAEKKGMDATILSGDRDLLQLATDHVLIRIPKTKGGKTEVEDYHAKEVLETYQVTPPQIIELKALMGDTADNIPGIPGVGEKTATKIIAAYGSIENAHEHLEEIKPNKAKESLRDHYDLAVLSKKLATIDTESPVEFSWEAARMGNLYTPEAYDYFKRLEFKNLLSRFDQQETEQKELPSWRSVEDFAEAENIWNQAEQSAQTGVAVVDGMEGIRGVAVAMEDQEVVYFPVEGFQTEGVLCGHLERLFAGSSEIGAWDVKSIRKKIEIPERKGIFDLGIGAYLMNPLKSDYTYDDVAKEYLGEQLPSQEEVFSGMKKPDPKKADNEQAAAYGAYQAYVALHGKDALKKALQEAGMWNLFEEIEMPLVFTLDDMEKEGILVKGEELKLYGEKLEVRIRELEEKIYEEAGETFNINSPKQLGVILFEKMQMPGGKKTKTGYSTAADVLDKLAPDYPFVADILEYRQLTKLKSTYADGLAGYIGEDGRIHSTFNQTITATGRISSTEPNLQNIPVRMELGRLIRKVFVPRDGFVFLDADYSQIELRVLAHLSGDEMLIKAYREAQDIHRMTASQVFHIPFDEVTPLQRRNAKAVNFGIVYGISSFGLSQDLSITRKEAADYIEKYFATYPKIKSYLDGEVEKAKADGYSLTMFGRRRPVPELKSSNFMQRSFGERIAMNSPIQGTAADIIKIAMIRVNQALRSEHLRSRLVLQVHDELLIETAKEEVEEVSAILEREMRQAADLSVPLEVDMHTGENWYEAK; encoded by the coding sequence ATGAGTGAAAAAATCTTACTGATTGACGGACACAGCATTTTGAACCGTGCGTATTACGGGCTGCCCAACCTGACGAACTGGGAAGGGCTGCATACCAATGCGGTGTACGGATTTTTAAATATTATGACGAAGGTGTTAGAGGAAGAAAAACCGGAATATCTGGCAGTTGCATTCGACCTTCATGCGCCTACGTTCCGTCATAAAATGTATGATGCTTACAAAGGAACGAGAAAACCTATGCCGGAAGAACTGCGGGAACAGGTTCCGCTGATCAAAGAGGTTCTGACAGCGATGGGTGTGGCTATTGTCACGAAGGAAGGATACGAGGCAGATGATCTGCTGGGAACCATTGCCGGGTTGGCGGAAAAGAAGGGGATGGATGCAACGATCCTGTCGGGTGACCGGGATCTTCTGCAGCTTGCTACCGATCATGTACTGATCCGGATTCCGAAGACCAAAGGCGGAAAGACAGAGGTGGAAGATTATCACGCGAAAGAAGTACTCGAGACGTATCAGGTGACGCCGCCGCAGATCATTGAACTGAAAGCCCTGATGGGAGATACCGCGGATAATATTCCGGGAATCCCGGGCGTGGGTGAAAAGACAGCGACGAAAATTATCGCAGCTTACGGCTCGATCGAGAATGCCCATGAGCATCTCGAGGAGATCAAACCAAACAAAGCGAAAGAATCCCTGCGGGATCACTATGATCTTGCGGTGCTCAGTAAAAAACTGGCAACCATCGATACAGAAAGTCCTGTAGAATTTTCCTGGGAGGCTGCCCGGATGGGTAATCTGTATACGCCGGAAGCGTATGATTACTTCAAACGGCTGGAATTCAAGAATCTGTTATCCAGATTTGACCAGCAGGAGACGGAACAGAAAGAACTACCTTCCTGGCGGAGCGTAGAAGATTTTGCAGAGGCGGAAAATATCTGGAACCAGGCAGAACAGTCCGCACAGACCGGCGTGGCTGTCGTGGACGGGATGGAAGGAATCCGCGGTGTCGCGGTAGCGATGGAAGATCAGGAAGTGGTGTATTTCCCGGTGGAAGGCTTCCAGACCGAAGGTGTGTTATGCGGTCATCTGGAGCGGCTTTTTGCGGGCAGTTCCGAGATTGGAGCCTGGGATGTAAAATCCATCCGTAAAAAGATAGAGATTCCGGAACGGAAAGGAATCTTTGATCTTGGCATCGGTGCATATCTGATGAATCCGCTGAAAAGTGATTACACCTATGACGATGTGGCAAAAGAATATCTGGGAGAGCAGCTTCCGTCGCAGGAAGAAGTATTTTCAGGAATGAAAAAGCCGGATCCGAAAAAAGCAGACAACGAACAGGCGGCAGCCTACGGAGCCTATCAGGCGTATGTGGCACTTCACGGAAAGGATGCCCTGAAAAAAGCCTTACAGGAAGCCGGTATGTGGAACCTGTTTGAAGAGATCGAGATGCCTCTGGTATTTACCCTGGACGATATGGAAAAAGAGGGAATCCTTGTAAAAGGAGAAGAACTGAAGTTGTACGGGGAAAAACTGGAAGTCCGTATCCGGGAGCTGGAGGAGAAGATTTACGAGGAAGCCGGAGAGACCTTTAATATCAATTCTCCGAAACAGTTGGGTGTGATCCTGTTTGAAAAGATGCAGATGCCGGGTGGAAAGAAGACAAAGACCGGATATTCCACCGCGGCAGATGTTCTGGACAAACTGGCACCGGACTATCCGTTTGTTGCCGACATTCTGGAATACCGACAGCTTACAAAATTAAAATCCACGTATGCAGACGGACTGGCAGGCTATATCGGGGAGGATGGAAGAATCCATTCCACCTTCAACCAGACGATCACAGCAACCGGAAGAATCAGCAGTACAGAACCGAACCTGCAGAATATCCCGGTGCGTATGGAACTGGGACGGCTGATCCGAAAAGTATTTGTTCCGAGAGACGGTTTTGTATTCCTGGATGCGGATTATTCACAGATTGAACTTCGTGTGCTGGCGCATCTTTCCGGGGATGAGATGCTGATCAAAGCGTACCGGGAGGCGCAGGATATCCACAGGATGACAGCTTCTCAGGTTTTTCATATCCCGTTTGATGAGGTAACGCCGTTACAGAGAAGAAATGCGAAAGCAGTCAACTTCGGCATCGTCTACGGGATCAGTTCTTTCGGACTGAGCCAGGATCTGAGTATCACAAGAAAAGAAGCAGCCGATTATATCGAAAAATATTTTGCCACCTATCCGAAGATCAAGAGTTATCTGGACGGAGAAGTGGAAAAAGCGAAAGCGGACGGATACAGCCTTACGATGTTCGGACGCCGCCGCCCGGTACCGGAATTAAAATCAAGCAATTTTATGCAGCGCTCTTTCGGGGAACGAATCGCGATGAACTCTCCGATTCAGGGAACGGCTGCGGATATCATAAAGATTGCGATGATCCGTGTCAATCAGGCACTTCGAAGCGAACATCTCCGCTCCCGCCTGGTGCTGCAGGTACATGATGAGCTGCTGATCGAGACGGCGAAAGAAGAAGTGGAAGAGGTATCTGCGATTCTGGAGCGTGAGATGCGCCAGGCGGCAGATCTGTCTGTTCCGCTGGAGGTGGATATGCACACAGGAGAAAACTGGTATGAAGCAAAATAA
- a CDS encoding anti-sigma factor family protein, whose product MKCEEALTKIEAYIDHTLSGRELEEFLEHVKSCRECYDELETYYIISVGMRYLEEENLESYNIPKMLQEDLHTRERQVRRRNIFRKTAVFLGVLFFIVLLVLVLSYLGHQELPRLF is encoded by the coding sequence ATGAAATGTGAAGAAGCACTGACAAAAATAGAAGCGTATATCGATCATACCCTGAGCGGGCGGGAGCTGGAAGAATTTCTGGAACATGTAAAATCCTGCCGGGAGTGTTATGACGAACTGGAGACCTATTACATTATCAGTGTGGGTATGCGGTATCTGGAGGAGGAAAATCTGGAATCCTATAATATTCCGAAGATGCTGCAGGAAGATCTGCACACCAGAGAACGGCAGGTGAGACGGAGAAATATTTTCCGGAAAACAGCGGTTTTTCTTGGTGTGCTTTTTTTCATAGTACTACTGGTTCTGGTGCTTTCCTATCTGGGACATCAGGAACTGCCCAGACTTTTTTGA